In Caldicellulosiruptor obsidiansis OB47, a single window of DNA contains:
- the aroE gene encoding shikimate dehydrogenase, translating to MKKLFLIGKSLKHSISPFVHNKILSELGIDAVYSNVELSDFVKLKEFVEMVRKDKDVIGFNITIPYKEDILEFCDEVSEDVRIIKAANTVKKEEGKLLAYNTDWIGFKKSLEDIGVDVKDKKILVLGSGGAAKACIYGLYRMGAKEVFVANRTYEKAERLREVFQDILKILPVEWLRRYEFKYDIIINTTSVGMYPNIESSPFDFENYVAGIPVFVYDMIYNPPKTTFLEKAEKKGSKTENGLKMLVYQAVEAEKIWFDIVNLSPSFLLEILKECEKKI from the coding sequence ATGAAAAAGCTTTTTTTGATTGGTAAGAGCTTAAAACACTCAATTTCACCTTTTGTTCATAACAAAATTTTGTCTGAATTGGGCATTGACGCGGTTTATTCAAATGTCGAACTCTCTGATTTTGTAAAACTAAAAGAATTTGTTGAGATGGTGAGAAAAGATAAGGATGTTATTGGATTTAACATAACAATTCCTTACAAGGAAGATATTTTGGAGTTTTGTGATGAAGTCTCAGAAGATGTCAGAATAATAAAAGCGGCAAACACAGTGAAGAAAGAGGAAGGGAAGCTTTTGGCTTACAATACCGATTGGATAGGGTTTAAAAAAAGCTTGGAGGATATAGGGGTTGACGTAAAAGACAAAAAAATATTGGTGCTCGGTAGCGGTGGTGCAGCAAAAGCCTGCATCTATGGACTTTACAGGATGGGTGCAAAAGAGGTGTTTGTTGCAAACAGGACATATGAGAAGGCAGAAAGGTTAAGAGAGGTTTTTCAAGACATTTTGAAAATCCTTCCAGTAGAATGGCTAAGAAGATATGAGTTTAAATACGATATAATTATTAACACAACATCTGTGGGAATGTATCCGAATATTGAAAGCAGTCCTTTTGACTTTGAAAACTATGTGGCTGGCATACCAGTTTTTGTATATGATATGATATACAATCCTCCTAAGACCACTTTTTTGGAAAAAGCCGAAAAGAAAGGGTCAAAAACTGAAAATGGTCTTAAGATGCTTGTGTACCAGGCAGTTGAAGCTGAAAAGATTTGGTTTGATATAGTAAATCTTTCTCCAAGTTTTTTACTTGAAATCCTAAAGGAGTGCGAGAAAAAAATATAG
- a CDS encoding YqeG family HAD IIIA-type phosphatase, with protein MLKKFKPDMICQSILNIDLESLIKRGINYLIIDIDNTIVAWGEFDVRDEIIEWLKKAQKMGFKICLVSNNQKDRVKKIESMLGIPAIYNAKKPLKSGFLKASQLLHQGKKNHQTAVIGDQFFTDVIGAKRLKLFVILVRPLKEKEFFVTRINRIFEKKILKYYEKDERE; from the coding sequence ATGCTAAAAAAGTTCAAACCTGATATGATATGTCAAAGTATATTGAATATTGATCTTGAAAGTCTTATAAAAAGAGGAATAAACTATCTAATTATCGACATAGACAACACAATAGTTGCATGGGGAGAGTTTGATGTAAGAGACGAGATTATTGAGTGGCTTAAAAAGGCTCAAAAGATGGGATTTAAAATTTGCCTTGTTTCGAACAACCAGAAAGATAGAGTCAAAAAAATAGAAAGCATGCTTGGAATTCCTGCCATCTATAATGCTAAAAAACCTTTAAAGTCTGGATTTTTGAAAGCATCGCAGTTGCTTCATCAAGGCAAGAAAAATCATCAAACAGCTGTGATAGGTGATCAGTTCTTCACAGATGTTATAGGCGCAAAAAGGTTAAAACTCTTTGTGATATTGGTCCGACCATTAAAAGAAAAGGAGTTTTTTGTAACAAGGATAAACAGGATTTTTGAAAAGAAAATATTAAAGTACTACGAAAAGGATGAGAGGGAATGA
- a CDS encoding C40 family peptidase — translation MNFRCLIAIILGIFLMFFSAKAFAQSAQANSTINIRSAPSTNSKILGVFPKGFEAQVLSNAGGWVKISYDGIVGYVKSDYITITNEKKSTVSNTSRASTEKTTAKAAQATVLKDNARLRSDMSTSSKVLKTLKSGSKVYVLSREQNGWVKVKTLDGTVGYMAYYLLKMPFELASKTVSRGGFERTQAETFNLSLAQRILEFAQRFRGIRYSYGGTSPSTGFDCSGFVQFVFKNFGIHLERTAADMARTNGVRISYSEIEPGDLLFFDTDGGKNYINHVGIYLGGGKFIHASSARGCVTETDLNSYYGRFFMMAKRVIR, via the coding sequence ATGAATTTTAGATGTTTAATAGCTATAATTCTTGGAATTTTTCTGATGTTTTTTTCTGCAAAAGCTTTTGCCCAGTCAGCCCAGGCGAATTCCACAATAAATATAAGAAGTGCACCTTCAACAAATAGTAAGATTTTAGGGGTTTTCCCCAAAGGGTTTGAAGCTCAAGTTTTGTCAAATGCAGGCGGGTGGGTAAAGATTTCGTATGATGGAATTGTTGGGTATGTAAAGTCTGATTACATAACTATTACAAATGAAAAAAAGAGCACAGTTTCAAATACTTCAAGGGCAAGTACAGAAAAAACGACTGCTAAAGCTGCGCAAGCTACAGTTTTAAAAGACAATGCGCGTTTGAGAAGTGATATGTCAACCTCATCAAAGGTATTAAAGACATTAAAAAGTGGCAGCAAAGTCTATGTCCTGTCAAGAGAGCAAAATGGCTGGGTAAAGGTAAAGACGCTTGATGGGACAGTAGGATATATGGCTTATTATCTTTTGAAGATGCCATTTGAGCTTGCATCAAAAACAGTGTCACGTGGTGGTTTTGAAAGAACTCAAGCAGAAACTTTTAATCTTAGCCTGGCACAGAGAATTTTAGAGTTTGCTCAAAGATTTCGTGGTATAAGATACTCATATGGTGGAACATCGCCATCAACAGGTTTTGACTGTTCAGGATTTGTTCAGTTTGTGTTTAAGAACTTTGGAATACATTTGGAAAGAACAGCAGCTGACATGGCAAGGACAAATGGTGTGAGAATTTCGTATAGTGAAATTGAACCGGGAGATTTGCTTTTCTTTGACACAGATGGCGGGAAAAATTATATAAATCATGTTGGCATATATTTAGGCGGTGGCAAGTTCATTCATGCATCGAGTGCAAGGGGATGTGTAACAGAGACTGACCTGAATTCATATTATGGAAGATTTTTTATGATGGCAAAAAGGGTCATAAGATGA
- a CDS encoding lactate utilization protein, whose amino-acid sequence MNPNKAWWIDTNFETVKKNLEARNFECFVVEKKEDVVPLLEKLISKGSVVSCGGSMTLFECGVIDFLRNGNYSFLDRYKEGITPEELGEIYRKSFWADYYLMSTNAITLDGKLINIDGNGNRLAALLFGPKNVIVIAGKNKLVLNEEQGLLRVRNIASPMNSKRLSKNTPCTQDGKCHDCLSSDSICSHIVVTRRSPAKGRIKVVLVKEDLGF is encoded by the coding sequence ATGAATCCAAACAAGGCATGGTGGATAGATACAAACTTTGAAACTGTAAAGAAAAACTTGGAAGCAAGAAACTTTGAATGTTTTGTTGTCGAGAAAAAAGAAGATGTTGTGCCTCTTTTAGAAAAGCTCATTTCAAAAGGCAGTGTGGTATCATGCGGTGGGTCAATGACACTTTTTGAGTGTGGTGTGATAGATTTTCTGAGAAATGGCAATTACAGCTTTTTGGACAGATACAAAGAAGGAATAACGCCTGAGGAGCTTGGTGAGATTTACAGAAAATCTTTCTGGGCTGACTACTATCTTATGTCAACAAACGCAATAACACTTGACGGAAAGCTCATAAACATAGATGGAAACGGCAACAGGCTTGCAGCGCTTCTTTTTGGTCCTAAAAATGTAATAGTGATTGCCGGCAAGAACAAGCTTGTTTTAAACGAGGAGCAAGGTTTGCTGAGGGTAAGAAATATTGCATCTCCCATGAACTCAAAAAGACTTTCAAAAAATACGCCTTGCACCCAGGACGGAAAATGCCATGATTGTTTAAGTAGCGATAGCATCTGCAGCCATATTGTTGTAACAAGAAGGTCTCCAGCAAAGGGCAGGATTAAGGTTGTGCTGGTCAAAGAAGACTTGGGCTTTTAA
- a CDS encoding ABC transporter ATP-binding protein, protein MPLFVENLKCGYSYPIVEIDGRLKFEEGKVYGFVGPNGSGKSTLIKALAGLVKIFEGKICFGDVQISKFSDIERAKLISYMPQHIFSSFPFTVLDVVMMGRFPYEKSRFFATYESKKIAEEKIEQVELSSKKLSNILKISGGERQRTSFARVLAQSSKVLLLDEPNSNLDISHQEKILRIAKQEALDGKVVIMAIHNLKIATKVCDSIVIMKDGKIVDIGRPDEVLNRENIKRVYGVDAIVYKNPFGIFDIELIQREDPKALHIHVVAGGGSAQLLYRMLVEMGCMVTTGVLSTNDTDFETAQLFSIYTVFTKPFMPIGEKEYIENVQLIRKADLCVLCNIPFGVQNLKNLEALRYANKLCIIEEEDISKRDFTGGLATNLYNELKEKALVVSNIESLKDYILKETNDKMSRGDLK, encoded by the coding sequence ATGCCTCTTTTTGTTGAAAACCTTAAATGCGGTTACTCTTATCCCATTGTTGAGATAGATGGAAGGCTTAAGTTCGAAGAAGGAAAAGTCTATGGATTTGTTGGGCCAAATGGAAGTGGTAAAAGTACACTTATAAAGGCTTTAGCAGGGCTTGTCAAAATTTTTGAAGGCAAGATTTGTTTTGGTGATGTGCAGATAAGCAAGTTTTCTGACATAGAAAGAGCAAAGCTTATTTCGTACATGCCACAGCACATCTTTTCAAGCTTTCCGTTTACAGTTCTTGATGTTGTGATGATGGGAAGATTTCCCTATGAAAAGAGCAGGTTCTTTGCTACCTACGAGAGCAAAAAAATTGCAGAGGAGAAAATAGAGCAAGTTGAACTTTCCAGCAAAAAACTTTCGAATATATTGAAGATTTCAGGTGGTGAAAGACAAAGGACTTCCTTTGCACGTGTGCTTGCTCAAAGTAGCAAAGTTTTGCTTTTGGATGAGCCAAATTCAAATCTTGATATTTCTCACCAGGAAAAGATTTTAAGGATTGCAAAACAAGAAGCGTTGGATGGCAAGGTTGTCATAATGGCAATTCACAATCTAAAAATTGCAACAAAAGTATGCGACAGTATTGTTATAATGAAAGACGGCAAGATAGTAGATATTGGAAGACCAGATGAAGTTCTAAATAGGGAAAACATAAAGAGGGTGTATGGTGTTGATGCAATAGTTTACAAAAATCCTTTCGGAATATTTGATATAGAACTTATCCAGAGAGAAGACCCAAAAGCTTTGCACATTCATGTTGTTGCAGGAGGTGGGAGCGCACAACTTCTTTACAGGATGCTGGTTGAAATGGGATGCATGGTGACAACAGGTGTTCTTTCTACAAATGACACAGACTTTGAAACAGCTCAGCTTTTTTCCATCTATACAGTTTTTACAAAACCTTTTATGCCAATTGGAGAAAAAGAGTACATTGAAAATGTCCAACTTATAAGGAAAGCAGACCTGTGTGTGCTGTGCAACATCCCGTTTGGTGTTCAGAACCTGAAAAACTTGGAGGCGCTGAGATATGCTAATAAGCTTTGCATAATTGAAGAGGAGGATATTTCAAAGCGCGATTTTACAGGCGGTTTGGCAACAAATCTTTACAATGAGTTGAAAGAAAAAGCGTTAGTTGTTTCAAACATTGAGAGCTTGAAAGATTATATCTTAAAAGAGACAAACGATAAAATGTCAAGGGGTGATTTAAAATGA
- a CDS encoding FecCD family ABC transporter permease: MKKVLIILFFLLLTVFIISIGVGSVFIPPLRVLKALLSLIGINLGWVNDTDLTIVGQIRLPRIIIAMIVGMSLALAGALVQGLYRNPMADPGIIGTSSGASLGAILCIAFSLNTINIFYLPLFAFAGALLISFLVYRLSTKNNKTPITNLILIGIAVSTFVSSINSLILSNINQYQVSEYIFWMLGSLDGRSWVHVKISFVPLCILILYSLLFAKRINILILGEEESFTIGVNPEKLKRSLLFLVSLITGISVSVSGPISFVGLIVPHMLRFIVGSDYRRLIPASILSGGIFLIVCDTIARALFSPVEVKVGIITSLVGVPYFLYLLKKRENEVSV, from the coding sequence TTGAAAAAGGTTTTGATTATTTTATTCTTTCTGCTTTTGACAGTGTTTATAATATCCATAGGGGTGGGAAGTGTTTTTATCCCTCCCCTTCGTGTTTTAAAGGCACTTTTATCGCTCATAGGTATCAATTTAGGTTGGGTGAATGATACGGATTTGACAATTGTCGGGCAAATAAGACTTCCAAGAATAATAATTGCTATGATTGTTGGGATGAGCTTGGCCTTAGCAGGTGCGCTTGTTCAAGGACTTTACAGAAATCCTATGGCAGACCCAGGAATTATTGGAACGTCAAGCGGGGCAAGTTTAGGTGCCATATTATGTATAGCCTTTTCGCTCAACACCATAAATATATTTTATTTACCATTGTTTGCTTTTGCAGGTGCGCTTTTGATTTCGTTTTTAGTGTATAGGCTTTCAACCAAGAACAACAAAACGCCCATTACAAACCTCATTTTAATTGGTATTGCAGTTTCAACTTTTGTGTCTTCCATAAACTCTTTGATTCTTTCAAACATAAATCAGTATCAGGTAAGCGAATATATATTTTGGATGCTCGGTAGTTTAGACGGTCGAAGCTGGGTACATGTGAAGATTAGCTTTGTTCCTCTTTGTATATTAATACTGTATTCTTTGCTTTTTGCAAAGAGGATAAACATTTTGATACTTGGAGAAGAAGAAAGCTTTACAATTGGGGTAAATCCAGAAAAGTTAAAAAGAAGTTTGCTTTTTCTTGTTTCGCTTATAACAGGGATATCAGTTTCGGTCTCAGGACCGATTAGTTTTGTTGGGCTAATTGTCCCCCACATGCTAAGATTCATTGTTGGAAGCGATTATAGAAGGCTAATACCTGCTTCAATCTTAAGTGGTGGAATATTTTTAATTGTGTGTGATACAATTGCAAGAGCATTGTTTTCACCGGTTGAAGTAAAGGTTGGGATTATAACCTCTTTAGTAGGGGTACCATACTTTTTGTACCTTCTGAAAAAGCGTGAAAATGAGGTGAGTGTATAG